From the genome of Chroicocephalus ridibundus chromosome 1, bChrRid1.1, whole genome shotgun sequence, one region includes:
- the SH2D1B gene encoding SH2 domain-containing protein 1B isoform X1: MEFSFFHGKITRRACEELLVKNGKNGSYLIRESESVEGALCLCVLFENLIYTYRIFRERQGYFRIQTSEGVPETIFKTLKDLVYTYEKPNQGLITNLRYPVEKRKSSQRSQRFKSGKDDIYDEIDDSDYITVLP, from the exons atGGAGTTCTcattttttcatggaaagataacaagaagagccTGTGAAGAACTGCTGGTCAAGAATGGGAAGAACGGTAGCTATTTAATACGAGAGAGTGAAAGCGTGGAAGGAGCACTGTGTCTCTGTGTCTT GTTTGAAAACCTCATCTACACTTACCGTATCTTCAGGGAACGCCAAGGATATTTTAGAATACAG aCTTCTGAAGGTGTCCCAGAGACGATCTTCAAAACATTAAAGGACCTAGTATACACTTATGAAAAGCCAAATCAAGGTCTAATAACAAACCTTCGCTACCCCGTAGAGAAACGAAAGTCTTCACAAAGAAGCCAGAGGTTCAAGTCGGGAAAGGACGACATTTATGACG
- the SH2D1B gene encoding SH2 domain-containing protein 1B isoform X2 — protein sequence MEVRTLLLHGTCSGVPGSMLCFTASEQVIHVPSDIQPFLFENLIYTYRIFRERQGYFRIQTSEGVPETIFKTLKDLVYTYEKPNQGLITNLRYPVEKRKSSQRSQRFKSGKDDIYDEIDDSDYITVLP from the exons ATGGAAGTAAGGACTCTTCTCTTACATGGCACCTGCAGTGGAGTTCCAGGCTCTATGTTGTGTTTTACCGCCTCAGAACAAGTAATACATGTTCCCAGTGACATCCAGCCCTTTCT GTTTGAAAACCTCATCTACACTTACCGTATCTTCAGGGAACGCCAAGGATATTTTAGAATACAG aCTTCTGAAGGTGTCCCAGAGACGATCTTCAAAACATTAAAGGACCTAGTATACACTTATGAAAAGCCAAATCAAGGTCTAATAACAAACCTTCGCTACCCCGTAGAGAAACGAAAGTCTTCACAAAGAAGCCAGAGGTTCAAGTCGGGAAAGGACGACATTTATGACG